One window from the genome of Gloeocapsopsis sp. IPPAS B-1203 encodes:
- a CDS encoding response regulator transcription factor — MCGQDTSNQPIRVLVVDDEQLIIDFVELGLRYEGFEVQSVRTGYAALEAFNAWKPQLVILDNNLPDIDGFEVCRRLRRSSDVLIVMLTVRDDLADKVRGFELGADDYLTKPFHFPELLARIRAALRRHHHPKSEVLTVGSITLNTNTRETWRDGVQIELKRKEFDLLHLLMQHPNQVLERQTILDRVWGYDYYGDANIIEVYISYLRSKLDTEPPFMIRTVRGIGYMLRDPALE; from the coding sequence ATGTGTGGTCAGGATACGAGCAATCAGCCGATCCGAGTGCTAGTGGTGGATGATGAGCAATTAATCATTGACTTCGTTGAGCTTGGCTTGCGTTATGAAGGTTTTGAGGTGCAATCGGTGCGTACAGGATATGCTGCACTTGAAGCATTCAATGCATGGAAACCGCAGCTTGTGATCCTCGATAACAATTTACCGGACATCGATGGATTCGAGGTGTGTCGTCGCTTGCGTCGTAGTAGTGATGTTCTCATCGTCATGCTGACGGTACGCGACGATCTTGCAGACAAAGTGCGTGGTTTTGAGCTTGGTGCTGACGATTACCTCACTAAACCATTTCATTTTCCTGAATTACTAGCTCGCATCCGTGCTGCGTTACGCCGCCATCATCACCCAAAGAGTGAAGTACTCACAGTTGGATCGATTACATTGAATACGAATACTCGCGAAACTTGGCGCGATGGCGTACAGATTGAGCTTAAACGTAAAGAATTTGACTTGTTACATCTACTAATGCAACATCCTAATCAGGTTTTAGAGCGCCAAACAATTCTCGATCGCGTTTGGGGTTACGACTACTATGGTGACGCCAACATTATCGAAGTCTACATTAGCTATTTACGAAGCAAGTTAGATACCGAGCCACCATTTATGATTCGGACAGTACGCGGTATTGGATATATGTTGCGCGATCCAGCGTTGGAATAA